From the Lolium rigidum isolate FL_2022 chromosome 2, APGP_CSIRO_Lrig_0.1, whole genome shotgun sequence genome, one window contains:
- the LOC124687788 gene encoding bidirectional sugar transporter SWEET4-like produces the protein MVSADTIRTVIGIIGNGTALVLFLSPVPTFYRIWKKKTVEQYSAVPYLATLLNCMMWVLYGLPLVHPHSMLVITINGTGMLIELAYIALFLAYSAGADRRRVLLILVAEVAFVGAVAALVLSLAHTHDGRSMVVGILCVVFGTGMYAAPLSVMKMVIQTKSVEYMPLFLSLASLVNGVFWTAYALIKFDIYITIPNGLGVLFAVGQVVLYAIYYKSTQQILEARKRKADQIPMTEVVVDGKNGNGRY, from the exons ATGGTGTCAGCGGACACCATCCGCACGGTGATCGGGATCATAG GCAATGGAACCGCCCTGGTGCTCTTTCTATCCCCAGT GCCGACCTTCTACCGCATCTGGAAGAAGAAGACGGTGGAGCAGTACTCCGCGGTGCCGTACCTGGCGACGCTGCTCAACTGCATGATGTGGGTGCTCTACGGCCTGCCGCTGGTGCACCCGCACAGCATGCTCGTCATCACCATCAACGGCACCGGCATGCTCATCGAGCTCGCCTACATCGCGCTCTTCCTCGCCTACTCCGCCGGCGCCGACCGACGCAGGGTGCTCCTCATCCTCGTCGCCGAGGTCGCCTTCGTCGGCGCCGTCGCCGCGCTCGTCCTCAGCCTCGCCCACACCCACGACGGCAGGTCCATGGTCGTCGGCATCCTCTGCGTCGTCTTCGGGACCGGCATGTACGCCGCGCCGCTCTCCGTCATG AAAATGGTGATCCAGACCAAGAGCGTGGAGTACATGCCCCTGTTCCTGTCCCTGGCGTCCCTGGTGAATGGCGTCTTCTGGACCGCCTACGCCCTCATCAAGTTCGACATCTACATCACA ATCCCCAACGGGCTGGGCGTGCTCTTCGCCGTGGGGCAGGTGGTCCTCTACGCCATCTACTACAAGTCGACGCAGCAGATCCTCGAGGCCCGCAAGCGCAAGGCCGACCAGATCCCCATGACCGAGGTCGTCGTCGACGGCAAGAACGGCAACGGCCGCTACTAG